The Amycolatopsis nigrescens CSC17Ta-90 genomic interval ACAAGCACCAGGGCCAGCACATCGTCCAGTACCCACGGCGACGCCGTCTCCAGGCGAAACAATCCACGCGACACAGCCGCAAACATCGCGGTCCTGCTCGACGCGCTTTCCATGCATTCCTCCTTGCCGGCCAGAACCCAGCATGCTGGCCCACACCCACCCACTCCGCGCACTTCATAGGATGCGCCTGAAGCGCCCCGACGGCCATAGCCAGATCGCCTGGCAGCCACGATCTGCTCGCCATCGGGATCCTCCAAACGGCCGGGCACGCCAGCGACGTCGCGAGGCAGGGCAGCCAGTCGGCGACACCACCCAGACGGCCCAAGAGATCAAGGCAACGATGATGGCCAGCGGCAGGTCTCGCGCCGATGGCACAAGTGCAAACCAGGTGCCAAGATCATTGAGAAAGTGCCATCGGGTTTGGGAACCTACAGAAACTCGCGCACCGTGTCAGCCGGATGATCGAGCCATATCCATTGCCGCCCAGGGGTGACGGTCAGGCCGAATCGGGTGTAGTCCGGCCGTTCCCGCCTCGTCCACCAGGCGTACGCGGCCTCGATCTCGTCCCACAGGTGCCGGGGACCGTACTGGCGGACCGGATACCTGCCCGCGTCCTGCGCCTGCGGGTTGACCTCGACGGTCGCCCATGAGGTGTGGGCGGTGTCCCAGGTCAGCAGTTCGTAGGCGGAGCGGTCGTCACTCCGGTACGCGACGTCCTGTTCGCAGTCCGGGAGCAGAACCGACACCGCGAACGCACCACCCTGGAAGTCGCCCGTGACGTGCCATGGATGCAAGGGGCTGGTCGATTCGGTGGCACCGGGCTGGTCGTCGGGCTGGGGTATGTAGCGGTCCGGTCGCCGGCCGCGGAGATCCATGAAGGCGGCACGGTCGGCAAAACGGCCCGAAGCGGTGCCATCGGAGTCCACCACGAGGCGAGCCAGCGCGAAAGCGAGATAGGCCGTGGCCCACGGCGTCACGATGACGCCGCCCGGCCGGGTCTGTTCGATCCACGCGCTCGGTACGGCACCCCGGACACCCACTGTGGAAAGGACCCGGTCGTAGGGCGCGCGACCGGGCCAGCCCTTTTCACCGTCGGCGCAGACCAGCGCGGGCGTGTACCCCGCTGACGCAAGCGCGGCTCGGGCGTGGGTCGACACCTCCTGGTCGATTTCCACCGTGGTCACCTGCTCGCTGCCGAGGCGTTCGCACAGCAGCGCGGTGTTGTACCCGGTCCCGGTCCCGATCTCCAGTACCCGGAGGCCGTCCGTCACATCCATCGCCTTGAGCATCGCCGCCATGACCCCGGGCATGGACGAGGAGGAAGTGATGCTGCGGCCGATACCGTCCGGCCTTGCCGGTACGCCGTCGTCGACCTGGGTGACGATGAACTCGTCGCGGTGAATGGGCTCTCGCCAGGCCACCGGATCTTCGTCTCTGCGCACCGGTAAGTAACCGCGACCGTCCGGTTTCGGACGCCAGATGGTCTCCGGGATGAACCGTTCGCGATCCACCGCGAGAAACGGCCTCTTCCACTGCTCGGTCAGGTGCCCTTTCTCACCGAGCAGCTCGACCAGCGAGGACCACCGCTGGTTCAACGATCACGCTTGCCATGCTTGCCGGGCGGCGGTTCCCGAGGCGGTGGCGGCGGCGACCCGGGAGGGGGCTGTCGGTCGCCCTCAGCGGGGTCCGGTTTTTCGCGTTTGCCCATATAAGGAACGGTACCGAGATCGGCCACGACCGAACATGCGGCAAACGAGCGAGCACGGCTCACAACCAGGTGACAGTCTCGATCGCTGTCGTCCTCGACCTGTTCCGAAACGCACGCGGCCCACATCGGGACACATTCGCACCGGTGGCGGCCGAGTTCGCCAGAACCAACTGAACCGCGCCTCCTCGCTCTCGCACGCATCCTGAAATTTCACAGGTGTAGCCGGCATCAGCCGGGTGACCACCCCGGACCGCATCGTCGCCGCGGTACCACTAACCGGATCCTTGGCTCGCGGCATGCGACCTCGTGTCGCACCTTGTCATAGCGGGCGGCGCAGCCCGTCCAGCACGAGGGTGATGACGTCGTCGGCTTCGGCCCGCCAGTTGGGACGGTCATGAGCCGCGCCGATGCCATGCAGGGCCATCATGACGGCACCGGCATCCACGTCGTCGCGGACGGCGCCGTCCTTCACGGCGGCGGCCACCAGGTCGGTGACAGCCTGCTCCAGCGCTCGGCTGCCCTCGGCGAGGACACCTGAGCGGTCGGACCATAGCGTGGCCAGTGTCCGGGCGAGGCCCTGGTGGGCGGCTATGTGGTCGACCATGTTGCGTAGGAAGGTCGCCAAAGCCTGCGCTGCGGGCAGCGTGGCCTGTAACTGGCGGGCGCGGTCGCACAGCGTGGCGACTTCTCCGTGGTAGACCGCCTCGGCCAGCGCTTCCCGAGTGGGGAAGTGGCGGTACAGCGTGCCGGTGCCCACCCCGGCCAGGCGGGCGAAATCGTCGAAGCGCAGGTCGAAGAAGTCACCGGCGTCGAAGACTTCCCTAGCGGTGGCGAGCAGGGCCTCGCGCTTGCGCTGAGCGTCGGCTCGCAGTGGCTTGGCGGCGTTCATGCGCTCCCTCGCGTTGACAAATGGAGATTATCTCCATATTTTGAAAGTGGAGATTACCTCCAAATCGATCCTACCCCACGAGGTACCACGTGAAGATCCTGATGTTCGGCCGAGGCGTGATCGCCACCATCTACGGCTGGACCCTGCACCAGTCGGGGCATGACGTCGAGTTCTACGTCCGGCCGGGTCGCGCAGCGACCTACGAAGACGCGGTGGACCTCGACCTGGTCGATACGCGGCGCCGAGTGTGGGGACAGCGCGTCGTGGAGAAGTGGCCGGTGCGCTACCGCGAGGCGCTGGAGCCCGACCACGACTTCGACCTGATCGTGCTCAGCGTGCCCCACCACCGCCTCCCAGAAGCGACAGCCTTCCTGGCCCCGCGTGTCAGCCAGGCCACGATCCTGATCTTCGGCAACCTCTGGACCGAGCCACTCACCGCGATCGGCACACTCCCCCTCGACCAACTCGCCTGGGGCTTTCCCCAAGCCGGTGGCGGTTTCGACGAGAACGGCGTGCTCAACGGGGCACTGCTGCCCTCGGTCATCTTCGGCACCCTCGGCCAGCCCCCGACCGACCGGGAGCGAGCCGCGCGCCAGGCGTTTCGCGAAGCCGGGCTCCGAATCAAGGAGCAGCCCGACTTCCGCGGCTGGCTGTGGGTCCACTTCGCCTCGGACGCCGGCCTGTTCTCGCAGGGCCTACGGCTGGGTTCCCTGTCCAAACTGGCCGGGTCCACGAACAACCTACGCGAAGGACTGCTAGCCGGCCGCGAACTACTGCCGCTCCTCCAAGCGCGCGGCGTCGACCTGCAACGACACCGCGGCGGTGTGCTGCCGTTCCGGGCACCCACCTGGCTGACCGCACCCGTACTCGCCTGGCTGACCGCTCATGTCGCGCTCGCACGCGTAAGTCTCGCAGCGCAGTCCGACCCCAACGCTGAAGAGCCCCGCGAGATCTGCCGGGACACCCTGGCCGAAGCACGACGACTGGGCATCTCAGTACCACGACTAGAAGCGGCAGAACCGCTCTTTGCCCGTGAGGGGACGGACCGAGTCTGAATCCTCCGATGTTGTCGGTCCCGCCGCACCACAGAGCCAACCCGGTCGCACCGTCGAGCAACTGCCGTTCACACACGGCTTTTCGCTGTCCAGCCTCTATCGCCTGTCCGTGACGTCGTGGAAGGAAAAAGTCATGACTACCGCCGAGAAGCACGAGTTCCCCATGGCCCGCACGTGCCCGTTCGCGCCGCCACCGGCGTATGAAGAAATCCGCGAACAAGAGCCGGTCTCGCGGGTTCGTCTGCCCGACGGAGGGTGGGCCTGGGTGGTCAGCCGCCACGAGGACGTGCGAACCGCGTTGAACGACCGGCGGTTCAGCGCCGACCGGCAGCATCCGGACTTCCCGGCGCTGGTCGAGGGCGAGGCGGCGTCCCGGCGGCCGGACGAGGAGCGCTTCCTGATCGCGATGGACGCGCCCGAGCACGGGCCGGCGCGCAGGGCCGTACTCGGCGAGTTCACGGTGCGCCGGTTGGAGGCGCTGCGGCCGCGGATCCAGGAGATCGTCAACGAGCGGATCGACGCGCTGCTGGCCGGGCCGCGGCCCGGTGACCTGGTGGACGCGCTGTCCCTGCCGGTTCCGTCACTGGTGATCTGCGAGATGCTGGGTGTGCCCTACGCCGACCATGAGTTCTTCCAGGAGAACACGGTGAAGGTGATCAAGCAGTCGACGCCGCCCGAGGAGCGGTGGGCGGCGATGGAGGCCATCCAGGGCTATATGGCCGACCTCATCGCGGAGAAGGAACATAACCCGCCGGACGACCTGCTCGGGCGGCAGATCGTCAAGCTGCGCGCGGACGGCACCTACCGGAGGACGTCGCTGGCCGGCATGGGCTTGCTGCTGCTCGTGGCCGGCCACGAGACGACGGCGAACATGATCTCGCTGTCGACCGTGGCGTTCCTGCGCAACCCGGAGCAGCTCGCGATGATCAAGGCCGACCCCGGCAAAACGCTCAACGCAGTCGAGGAGATGCTGCGATACTTCACGATCATCGATGTGGCGACGGCCCGGCTGTGCGTCGAGGACATCGAGGTCGGCGGGCAGCTGATCCGCGCCGGCGAAGGAGTGCTGGCGCTCGGTCATTCGGCCAACCGGGACCCGCGGGCATTCGAGAACCCGGACGAGCTCGACATCGAACGCGGCGCGCGCCACCACGTCGCGTTCGGGTTCGGGCCGCACCAGTGCCTGGGCCAGAACCTGGCTCGGATGGAACTCCAGATCGTGTTCGACACGCTGTTCCGCCGCGTCCCCAGCCTGGAGCTCGCGGTGGATGTCGACGAGCTGCCGTTCAAGGACGACGCGAACATCTACGGCCTCTACCAGCTCCCGGTGACCTGGTAGCGGACGAACTGCCATCCCCACCTCAGGAGGAGAGGCCATGAAGATCATCGTGGACACCAGCAAGTGCGTCGGTGCCGGACAGTGTGTGCTCACTGAGCCCGCGCTGTTCGACCAGAGCGAGGACGACGGCACAATCATCGTGCTGAACGAGACACCGGAGGGCGAGCTGGTCGAGAAGGCACGCGAAGCGGCGCACGTGTGCCCCAGCCAGGCCCTCTCCCTGGAAGAGTGAGTCAATCCGTGGATGGCCCTACAGCCTGAAACGATCACGCTGATCGGTGTGGGACGCTGAACGGCGCGTGTCCGCTCAAACAGGGCGAACTCTCACGAAGGGTCCCTGCCGCGTGACAGTGTGCCTCGACCTAACCGAATCACGCTGGCGTCCTGGCCGCCGTGTCGGCGGAGCTCGTCATCCAGTTCGGCATTTCGCAGTGTGAGGACTTGGATCTGGTTGGCGTAGATGCGGATGGTGTTCGGGGACCGATGGCATATCGCCACCATCGAGGGTCTCCAGCCGGCCGGGACCGAGATCGCCCTCCTTTGCGGTCTGAAGTGGACAGTCGACTATCAGTGCTGGGAATGCGACTAAGAATATCGCTGCCGAAACGGAAATCCCGTTCTCGGCGGCCATCCGGGCGCCCCGGCAGAAGGAAAAGATGGAGACCAACGGCGCCGAGTACACGTTCCTGATGGCCGAACTGATTCGCCTGCGCCATAAGCAGGGCCTCACGCAGAAGGACGTGGCTCATCGGATGGGTGTCGACCCGGCCACCGTGTGCCGGATAGAGAAGGGCCTCCGCAGCGAAGTTCGCATCGCCCATCTCCAGGCCTATGCCGAGACCATGGGCCTTCGCGTCGCCATGGTCCTCACCGTCGCCGGCTAGCGCCGCGCGTGTTGGCCCGTTGTGCGGGGGATCTAGTAGCGTGCCGGGCGAAGTGCGTCCGGCGGGAGGTGACGAGGTGAGCCAGCTCGTGTCGCCGGCAGTCCACGCGCCGCAGCGCGGTCTCCGGAGGTGGGGAAACGCCGCCAGCGTACTGATCGCCCTGTGCGCGCTGGCCGACATCGCCGGTGTCTGGGCCGCCTGGCGCGCCCACCTGGACGGGACGGAAGCGGCGCTGAACCTCGCCGGGACCGTGAACTGGATCTTCTACCTGCTCTGCGTCCCGGCGGTCGGCACCTTCCTGGTCTGGTTCTGGCTGGCGCGGGCCGACGCGGAACGCCGGTCAGCGGCCCATCGCCATCGCCGGGGCCGCGGCTGGGTGCTCGGCGCCTGGTTCTGCCCGGTGGTGAACCTCTGGTACCCGCACACGATCATGGCCGACATCTGGCTGGCCGACCCGGCGCGGAGCAAGCGGCCGGTCGACTGGTGGTGGGGACTGTTCCTCGGCAGCCTCCTCGTCGACCGGTACGCGATCCGGGCCGAACTCGGGAACGCGGCCGCACACGGCTTCACCGCCGCCCTGAAGAAGGGCACCCTCGCCGCCGTCCTGTTCACCGGGGCCGCCGTGCTGATCATCCACATCATCCACCGCATCGGCGAAAGCCCGGCCTCGCGAGATCACGAGGCCGGGCCGCTCGCCGAGGTCTAGCGCACGGTGCTCCAGAAGTCGCAGCGGTGCACGGCGGAGAGATCGGCAGACCGGATAGCGCCGGGGGCGAGGGACTGGACGTTCGACCCACGCATCCGCGGCCAGTGCGGCAGCCCTTGGTCATTGGGATCGCCGGTCGCGGCGAACCGTGACCAGTAGCGGATCAGTTGCCCGGCAAGGTACTGCTGCTCGGGGGTGAAGGTCAGCGGCGGGCCCGCCTGGTCGAACAGGTAGCCCAGCTCCGAGCTGTGGTACGCCCCGGACGGCAGGTCCGTCGGGAACGGGAAGAACGTCGGTGCCTGCCGGTCTGCGAACTCGTAGCCGTAGGTCGGGGTCCACCTGGCGAGCCTCTTGTCGTCGACGAGCTGGTTGCAGGACCACACCCGGTCCGTGCTGACCGCCGCCCAGGCCAGCGCGGGCGAGCCGAGCGAACCGGACGGGTACTCGGCGGCGATCCGCGCCGCCTGGTCGCCGAAGACCGTGCCGAGCAGCCGCTGGTACTGCTCCTCGGAGAAGGGCTGCGGCAGGAAGGCGGCCTGCAGGCGTTGCTCGTCACGCGTGCTGCCGGACATCACCGGCACCCGGTTGAACCGGCCCTCGGCCAGCGCGCGCTCCGGATCGGCGGGCAGTATCCCGTTACCGAAGGCGGGCGAGGTCAGCACCACCGACCGCGGATCCGGCAGCAGGTCCGCCACCGGCAGCCGGCGCAGGCAGTCCACCGCCGTCGCCGGGTCCGGGCAGCCCTTCGCGGCCGCCAGTGCCGCACCGTTCTCCTGCACCTCGGCCAGCGGCAGCCAGGCCGAACCCGCCGGAATCCCGTTGGTGATCCCGTTTTCCGGCCAGTCGAGCGCACAGGAGCCGCTCTGCATGATCGCCCGGTGGAACAGTCCCCGTGCCGAGGGCGAGGTGAGCTGCCCGCAGACTGCTATCGCGCCACCGGAATGGCCGAACAGGGTCACGTTGCCCGCGTCACCGCCGAAGGCCGCGGCGTTGCGCTGCACCCAGCGCAACGCGGCCTGCTGGTCCTCCAGCCCGAAACCGCCGGAGCCGGCCAGCCCCGGATAGCCGAGGAAGCCGAACAAGCCCAGCCGGTAGTTGATCGTCACCACCACCACGTCCCCGCCGGCGGCGAGCCGGTGCGCGTCGAACTCGCTGCCCGCCCCGTAGCTCAGGCCACCGCCGTGCAGCCACACCATGACCGGCTTCGGCCTGCCCTTCCCCGCGGGGGTGGTCACGTTGAGGTACAGGCAGTCCTCTTCGGTGCTCGGCGGGCTGATGCTCGGCCCCTGCGCGCACCGGTTGCCCGGCTTGGTGGCGTCCCGGACCCGCGACCACGGCTCGGGCGGCCGCGGCGAACGCCAGCGCAGCTCGCCGACCGGCGGGGCGGCGAACGGGATGCCCTGGAAACTCCGGTATCCGGCCGCGTCGGTGCCGCGGACCGGGCCGGAGTCGGTGCGCACGACCGCACCGTCACCGGCCACCGCACTGACCGGCGTGATGCCGCTTCCGGCGATCCCCGCGAGCGCGGCGGCCAGCACCGTCACCAGTGCGCGACCCCAGCGTCGGTACTTGCTCTTCATTTCGACCATGCGAGAACGCTAAGCGGGCCACCCCGCGCCGGGCTTATCCAGAACTGACCGATCCGTGCACGACCAGGCCGAGGGAACCGGCCACCACCACCGCCTGCGCCGGGGTGATGATCGCCGCAGTGAGCTCGGCGTGCACCGGGTCGAGCGCGGTCAGGTCGCTTCCACGCAGGTCGCAGCGGGTGAACTGGGCGCCGTGCAGCTGCGCACCGGAGAGGTCCACGTCGACCAGCACCGCGTCCGTGCAGTTCGCCCCGGTCAGGTCGGCCTCGCGCAGCCGCACCTCCTGAAAGGTGCTGCGGCGCAGGTCCGCCCCCGCCAGCCCGGTGAACGACCAGTCACCGCCGAGCACCCGCATCGGGCGCAGCACGGACTCCTCGAACCTGCTGCCGACCAGCTTGCAGCCGGTGAACTCGGCGTCGAACAGGTTGCAGCCCTTGAAAACGCAGCCGGTGAACGCCGAGTCGGTGTGCTTGGACAGGTTGAACCGCACCTGGTCGAAGGTGCACTCGTCGAAGACCACGCCCTGGGTGGTGGCCTCGGTCAGGTCGACGTCGGCGAACACGCACCGGACGTAGTGCCGCCCGGCCAGTTCCTCGCCGTACCAGTCGTCGTTCCGGAAGGTCTCGTCCTCCACCGGGGTTGTCATGACGCCGAGGCTAACCGCGGGGTCCGACAGTTCAGCGCGGCACGGTGGCGTAGCAGAGATACACCACCCGGACCGGGTCCCCGGCCACCTCCAGCCGGTGCGCGACCGCGTGCTCGAACCCGCCGGCGGTGGCGATCGCGGCGGCCTCGTCCACTCCGCCGGGCAGTGCGACGTCCGCAGCCACCAGTTCGGCGAAAGCGCCCGAGGGGCCGAAGGTGTCCGGCGAAGGGAGGCTGAACGCGAGCCGCCCGCCCGGCCGGAGCACCCGCAGCCAGTCGGCCAGCGCCGCCAGGCCGAGGAAATGCAGCGAGGAAGCGCAAAGTACAACGTCCACACTGGACTCATCGACCGGTGCGGGTACCGCGGGACCGACCCGCCATTCGATCCGCCCGACCAGGTCCTTCGCCGCCGACTTCGCCCGCGCCCGCTCGATCATCGCGGCGGAGAGGTCGACCGCCAGCACCCGTTCGGCGTTCAACTGTCGTACCGCGGCGATCGCCGCGTCGCCGGTCCCGGTGGCGGCGTCCAGCACCAGCGCCGGATGCGGCACCGGATAAAGCCCCTGGACCAGCTTCTCGGCCACTTCGCGGTGGAAGCCGCCTTCGTCGTAGGAGGACGCGATCGCGTCGAAGGCGAACGGAGCGGACATCCCGGTCACGGCGGACCTCCCCAGGTCGGTTACCCGCTCACAGGCCGGGCGGCATCGCGACGTCCGTGCCCTCGCGGGTGAGCGAGACTATCCGATCGGCGGCGTCCGGCCAACCTTTCACCAGCTCCGCCCGCTCGCCACCGGTATAGAGTCCACTGTGGAACCCCGGCGCCATGGTGTTGCCGAACAGCCCGAACCGCCCGCCCGGCGCCAGCGCCGCGCCCATCCAGTGCCCGGCCGGGATCACCAGCTGCACGTGCTGGCCGCCCAGGATGTCCGAACCGAGGCGCGGGGTGGAGTGCGTGCCGCCGGGGTGCAGCAGGAGCAGGTCGATCGGGTCGCCGAGGTAGAAGTGCCAGATCTCGTCCACCGGCAGCCGGTGCATCGCGGCGAACGAGTCCGGCTCGCCGGTCAGCGCGGCGCAGGTGGCCGTGCCAGCCGGCGCCGCCCCGTCGTCGCTGCGCCAGGTCTGCACGAACAGCCCGCCTTCGACCGGCAACGGCGCCAGCCCCAGTTTCGCGATGATGGCCGCCGCGTCCTCCTGCTCCATGACCGATGACCCTACCGGCGTCTGGAGGCGGGGCAGCCCGTTCGGGGGATGTGCGGGGTTTGGGGAGGCCGGAGCGGGGGTGCGGCTCGTAGGGTCGAGAGGGCAGTGCCCGCCGCGACGGAAGGGGCCGACCGTGCTGTTCACCCGGTTCTGGTGGCTGACCGCGATCCGTGGGGTGCTCGCCATCCTGTTCGGCCTGATGGCGCTGGTGTGGCCGGGGCTGACCCTGCTCGCGCTGGTGGTGCTCTTCGGCGTGTTCACCCTCGCCGACGGCATCCTGCTCACCGTGTCCGCGCTGTTCGCCGGTGACCGCCTCGCGCACCGCGGCACCGCGATACTGGCCGGGGTGCTCGGCATCGCCGCCGGGATCGTGGTGCTGGTGTGGCCGGGCATGACCGCGCTCGTGCTGCTGGTGCTGATCGCGGTCTGGGGCGTGGTGATCGGCTTCGTGGAGATCGGCGGCGCCTTCGCCTACCGCGCCCAGCGCGGGCTGGAGTGGTCCGGGCTGCTGCGCGGCGTGCTCGTGCTGGTGCTCGGCCTGCTGCTGCTGTTCCTGCCGGTCTCCGGCGCGATCGCGATCGCCTGGCTGATCGGGGTGTTCGCGATCGCGGCCGGAGTGGCACTGCTGGTGTTCAGCGCCCGGCTGCGCAAGCTGAGCCGGGTGGCCGAAGCCAGCTCCTGAATTCCGCCCTGATCCGCTCAGCCGAGCAGGCGGGTGTTCTCCCAGCCCCAGTCGTGCAGGACGGGCTGGAAACCGACCCCCGCAGACCCCACCGCCCACTTCCACTGCACGAGCCGGTCCGCCCCGGTCGAACTCCGCTGCAACGAGACGAAGGACTCCCCCGCACCGCCGGGGCCGAGCAGCCGCACGTTGCCCCAGCCGCCCATGGCGAACTGGCCGGTGGCCTCGCCGGCCTGCGGGACCGACCACGACCAGAGCTCGCCGTTGTCCTTGATGGACACGAACCGGCCGTGGTCACCGACCCCGGCGAGCTGCCTGGCGTTCTCCCAGCCGTGGCCCAGCGTGCGGCCGAGCTGGAAACCGGTGTCCCCGGCGACCCAGAGCTGCAACTGGCCCACGCTGTTCACCTGCACGAAGTCGATCAGGCCGTCCACAGTGGCGTCCCCGACGCCGGCGAGCAGCCTGGTGTTCTGCCAGCCGCCCATCAGGTCGCCGAGCAGCGCGAGCCCGGAACCGGTGGCCGGGTTGAAGGTCCACAGCCGCAGGATGCCGTTCTTCACCTCGAGGAACGCACCTTCGCGGGAAACCAGCGCCACCTGCGAGGTCTGCCCCCAGCCCCAGCCGAGCTCGTGCGCGGTGAACCCGGATCCGTTGTGCGAGTAGTACACCAGCTCCCCGTCGTAGCGCACCTGGAGGAAGCCCGCCTCGCCGTCGATCGACTTCGCCCCGGCCGGCACCGCGCACATCAGCAGCACGCCGAGCACGGCCGTCCACAGTTGAACCCGTCTTCGTGTATTCCGTGAACCCTTCACCGGAACTCCCCTCTCCCACCGGTATGTCGTGCGCAACACGCGCGCCGTGGCGGGAAGGTTGCCGGCTCAGCGGAACTCGCCGACGTGGTCGGCCACCCATTCGCGGTAGGTCCTGGCCGGCACCCCGGTGACCTTCTCCACGACCGCGGTCGGCCGCACCGGCTCGTCGACCATCCGCGCGTACCCGTCCAGCATCAGATCCGCGACCTCGGCCGGGTAACGCGACACCAACTGCCGCCTGGCCTGTTCCCGGGGAATCTCCTCCCAGCGGGCGGGACGGCCGGTCACCTCGCCGATCGTGCGCACCTGCTCGACCTGGGTGATCGTCTCCGGGCCGCTCAGCTCGTACTTTTCCCCGGCGTGCCCGTCCTCGGTCAGCGCCCGCACCGCCACCGCGGCGATGTCCTTCTCGTGGATCAAGGTCATCCCGGCCGCGCCGTGCGCGTCCCGCACCACGCCCTCGCTGCGGATCGCGTCCGCCCAAAGCCGGGTGTTGGCCGCGAAGGTGTGCGGCCGCAGGAATGTCCACTCCAGACCGGAACGCTCGATCGGCCGTTCCAGCGCGGCGTGCAGCACGCCGATCGGGTTGTCCTGCTCCTCGACATCGTCCCGCACGGCGGCCGAAGAGAGCAGCACGATTCGGCGCACCCCCTGCCGGACGAAAATGTCCACCAGCGGCCCCATTTCCTCCGGTGGCCGCATCGGCCAGACCACGAAGACCCGGCCGGCGCCCACCGCCGCTTCCTCCACTGTGGACGGTTCGCCGACGTCGCCCTTGATCGCCCGCACCCCGTCGGGGAGCGCGGCACCGGCCGGGTCGCGGACCAGTGCCCGTACCGGCGCGTCCGACTCCCGCAGCCGGACCACCACCTCGCCGCCGACGTTGCCGGTCGCGCCGATGACCAGTGTGTGCTGCCCGTTTGCCAAGACTTCCTCCCGAACGCCGTGATCACTTCCGCCATCACGGTAGGCGTCGGGCTTACGTTTGGTAAGTACGTACCAGAAGGTAAGCTCCTGGCCTCAGAGCTACTGTGCGGCCGCGGCCCAGGCGGTGAGCCCGGCGATGAAGCCTTCCCGGTCCCTCGGCGAGAGGTTCTCCAGCGCCACCAGCAGCGGCTCGGAGCGGAGCTTGATGAACTTCTCGAACGCGCTGCGGTGGTCGTCGGCCAGCGTCACCAGGGTGCGGCGGCGATTGGCCGGATCTTCGCCGCGCTCGGCCATGCCGGCCCGACTGAGGTCGCCGACCAGCTCGCTGGCCGTGGACAGCGAGACGCCGAGGCGGCCGGCCAGTTCGGTGACGCTCAGCGCCTGACCGGGCAGCAACTGGGTGAGCACCGCGCCGTGCCGCGCGGTCAGCCCGTGCCTGGCATAGGTCTCCCGCAGCTCGTCCGGCATCTCCGCCATCGCACGCCGGAAGAACGCCGCCAGCAGCGGCACGTGCGCCAGCACCTCGAGGACCTGCGCCTCCGCCGGCCCCTCGTCCCGCCTGCGTCCTTGCGTCATGCCTCGATCGTAGTAGCTTTGGATATACCAACTATTGGTGAAAACAAAACTGGGAGGCTCCCCGTGACCACACTGGGCTACACCGACGCCGTCAACGACGCGCTGGAACGCCTGGACGACCTCGGCTACGAACGCGGTGCGGACGGCGACCTGGCCAATCACGGTCCGATGGGCGCCGAAGCGCTCGCCGTACTCGGCCACGGCGACGACGTCGCGGCCTGGACCGACGGCTACCGCGTTGCCATGCCGCACCACGAGCCGCCGGCGCCCCGGTTCGCACTCGACGCCGCCGACGAGTCGTCCTGGCGTCCCGCGCTGGGCGAGTTCTCCCGTGCCGGCGACTGGGAACAGCTCTTCCGGCGCGAGCTGGACGCGGGGCCGTGGCGGGACGTGCTCGCCCGCTGGTGGCCGCGGCTGCTGCCGGGCCTGCTCGCCGGGCTCACGCACGGCATGATCCGCACCGCGCACGCCGTCCGCGGCCTCGCCGCGGCACCGGCTCCCGGCCCGCTGCAGCTGACCGAGCTGGCCCGCGGGCTGGCCTACTGGGCGGCCAGGTTCTTCGACCTGCCCGGCAGCCCGCGGCTCGGCGGGCGGCTGAGCCTGGCCGGCGCCGTGGCCGCGCTGCCGCGCACCCCGGCGACCCCCGGTGGTCCCGGGGCCCGGTTGCGCCGGGTGCACGAGATGGACGGGTACTTCACGTCGCTGGACGCGGTCGCGGCCGAACGGCCGCAGTGGCTGCTCAGCGAGATGACCGTCGAGTTCGCCGGGATCTACCTGGCCCACCCCGAGGTCTTCCCGGTGCCGCTGATCCACGGGGTCACCGCGCCCGCCGCCGTCCGGCTCGTGCTGCCGCACCT includes:
- a CDS encoding ferredoxin, which translates into the protein MKIIVDTSKCVGAGQCVLTEPALFDQSEDDGTIIVLNETPEGELVEKAREAAHVCPSQALSLEE
- a CDS encoding ketopantoate reductase family protein, translated to MKILMFGRGVIATIYGWTLHQSGHDVEFYVRPGRAATYEDAVDLDLVDTRRRVWGQRVVEKWPVRYREALEPDHDFDLIVLSVPHHRLPEATAFLAPRVSQATILIFGNLWTEPLTAIGTLPLDQLAWGFPQAGGGFDENGVLNGALLPSVIFGTLGQPPTDRERAARQAFREAGLRIKEQPDFRGWLWVHFASDAGLFSQGLRLGSLSKLAGSTNNLREGLLAGRELLPLLQARGVDLQRHRGGVLPFRAPTWLTAPVLAWLTAHVALARVSLAAQSDPNAEEPREICRDTLAEARRLGISVPRLEAAEPLFAREGTDRV
- a CDS encoding TetR/AcrR family transcriptional regulator; the encoded protein is MNAAKPLRADAQRKREALLATAREVFDAGDFFDLRFDDFARLAGVGTGTLYRHFPTREALAEAVYHGEVATLCDRARQLQATLPAAQALATFLRNMVDHIAAHQGLARTLATLWSDRSGVLAEGSRALEQAVTDLVAAAVKDGAVRDDVDAGAVMMALHGIGAAHDRPNWRAEADDVITLVLDGLRRPL
- a CDS encoding helix-turn-helix domain-containing protein, which gives rise to METNGAEYTFLMAELIRLRHKQGLTQKDVAHRMGVDPATVCRIEKGLRSEVRIAHLQAYAETMGLRVAMVLTVAG
- a CDS encoding cytochrome P450, which translates into the protein MTTAEKHEFPMARTCPFAPPPAYEEIREQEPVSRVRLPDGGWAWVVSRHEDVRTALNDRRFSADRQHPDFPALVEGEAASRRPDEERFLIAMDAPEHGPARRAVLGEFTVRRLEALRPRIQEIVNERIDALLAGPRPGDLVDALSLPVPSLVICEMLGVPYADHEFFQENTVKVIKQSTPPEERWAAMEAIQGYMADLIAEKEHNPPDDLLGRQIVKLRADGTYRRTSLAGMGLLLLVAGHETTANMISLSTVAFLRNPEQLAMIKADPGKTLNAVEEMLRYFTIIDVATARLCVEDIEVGGQLIRAGEGVLALGHSANRDPRAFENPDELDIERGARHHVAFGFGPHQCLGQNLARMELQIVFDTLFRRVPSLELAVDVDELPFKDDANIYGLYQLPVTW
- a CDS encoding methyltransferase domain-containing protein, yielding MNQRWSSLVELLGEKGHLTEQWKRPFLAVDRERFIPETIWRPKPDGRGYLPVRRDEDPVAWREPIHRDEFIVTQVDDGVPARPDGIGRSITSSSSMPGVMAAMLKAMDVTDGLRVLEIGTGTGYNTALLCERLGSEQVTTVEIDQEVSTHARAALASAGYTPALVCADGEKGWPGRAPYDRVLSTVGVRGAVPSAWIEQTRPGGVIVTPWATAYLAFALARLVVDSDGTASGRFADRAAFMDLRGRRPDRYIPQPDDQPGATESTSPLHPWHVTGDFQGGAFAVSVLLPDCEQDVAYRSDDRSAYELLTWDTAHTSWATVEVNPQAQDAGRYPVRQYGPRHLWDEIEAAYAWWTRRERPDYTRFGLTVTPGRQWIWLDHPADTVREFL
- a CDS encoding DUF4328 domain-containing protein; protein product: MSQLVSPAVHAPQRGLRRWGNAASVLIALCALADIAGVWAAWRAHLDGTEAALNLAGTVNWIFYLLCVPAVGTFLVWFWLARADAERRSAAHRHRRGRGWVLGAWFCPVVNLWYPHTIMADIWLADPARSKRPVDWWWGLFLGSLLVDRYAIRAELGNAAAHGFTAALKKGTLAAVLFTGAAVLIIHIIHRIGESPASRDHEAGPLAEV